Genomic window (Nitrosophilus kaiyonis):
ATATCTGGAGCGATTTTTAATAAAATAGGCTTAGATGTTATGTCTTTTGCCATTGTAAAAAGAGCTTTTATAAAATTTTCATTTTGAAGATCCCTAAGGCCTGGTGTATTTGGAGATGATATGTTTACCACCATATAATCACATAAATCTTTGAATCCTTTTATCAATTTTTCATAATCATTTAAAGCATCTTTTTGTGGAGTTTTTTTATTTTTTCCAATATTTATACCTATTGGTGTTGCAAATGGATAGAATTTTTTTACTCTTTTTTCTATTTTATACATACCATCATTATTAAAACCCATAGCATTTTGAATAGATTCATATGTGGGATATCTAAAAAGTCTTGGTTTTGGATTTCCGCTTTGTGGAAGAGGTGTTATGGTTCCTAATTCAGTAAATCCAAAGCCAAGAGCTAACATACCTCTAATCATTGTTGCATTTTTGTCAAAACCTGCAGCAAGTCCAACTGGATTATAAAATGTTTTATTGAAAATTTTTTGATTAAGGATTTTATCATCTATGAAATTTTTCTCTATAAAAGGGTTAAATAATGATGGAATATTATCGATACTTTTTAAAGAAAACTCTACTAAATTATGAGCATTTTCTGGGTCTAATTTGAATAGTATTTTTTTGAAATTTTCATAATCAAACATTTTTTACCTTTAATCTTTGTTTTTATAAATATTATGTAATTTTTGATATTCATCACATTTTTCAAGTAGTTCTTGATGTTTGCCTTCACAAACTTTTTTGCCTTCTTTCATAACAATTATTTTATCAGCATTTTTTATAGTTGAGAGCCTATGGGCAACAATAAATGTAATTTTATCTTTTGTAATATCTTTTAGAGCCTCTTGAATTTTTTGCTCGCTTTTTGTATCAAGAGCACTTGTTGCTTCGTCAAGAATTAAAATTTGAGGATTTTTATATATTGCCCTAGCTAATGCAATTCTTTGTCTTTGTCCGCCACTTAGATTCGCACCATATTCATCAAGTTCAGTATAGATACCATTTTCCATCTCTTTTACAAAATCATAAGCGTTAGCCTTTTTTAATGCATCTATAACCCTTTTTTCATCTATTTCCTCGCCATAGGCTACATTTGCAGCAATGCTATCTTGAAAAATATATATTCTTTGTGTAACAAGAGCTATTTTTTCTCTCAAACTTTTTACATCAAAATCTTTTATATCTTTATCATTAAAAAGCACTCTTCCACTGCTAGGATCATAAAATCTTACCAAAAGATTTACAATAGAGCTTTTTCCACCCCCACTATCTCCTACAAGAGCAATAACTTCACCTTTTTTTGCTTCAAAGCTAACATTATCGAGAGCTTTTTTATCTTTATAATAAAGAGAAACTTTATCAAATTTGATATTTTTTATCTCCTCTTCAAATCTTTTATCACTTGTTTTAATTGTAGGTTTTAGATCAATTATTTCAAAAATTCTCTCTCCAGCAGCAATTGCATCTTGGAGTTTATTATATATTCTTGATACATTTTTTAAAGGGGCATAAAGCATAAAAAGAGCAGTCATAAAAGAGAAAAATGCTCCTACGCTCATCTTATCTTCAATTACTTCATTACCTCCAACAATTATAACTATTGCTACTACAATTGCACCTAAAATTTCCATCAATGGACTAACAGCTTCGCTTGTTTTTACACTTTTCATAGTTATATTAAAAAACTTTTTATTATGTTTTTTAAATCTTTCTAACTCTTTTTTTTCACTAACATGAGATTTTATAATTTCGATATTATTAAAAATTTCTGTTAAATGTGATGTTATGTCTGATATTTTTTCTTGAGATTTTTTTGAAATTCTTTTCATTCTTTTTGCAAGAAGTGAAAGAGGGTAGAGTGACAGAGGCATAATAACTAAAAAATAAAGAGCTAGTTTTGGGCTTTGATATATCACAACTCCTGTCAAAGCAATAATAGTTAAGCTCTCTCTCAATAAAGAGGGCACCATATTTGCTACAACACTTCTTATTCTATTGATATCATTTGTTATTCTAGAAATTAACTCTCCACTTCTTATTTTTACAAAATATTCCATATCCATATTTAAAAGAGAATTTAACATTTTATCTCTGAGTTTTCTTATAATATCATGACCAATATATTGGGTGTAATATGTTTGAACATATCTTCCTAAACTTTTTAGTAGATACATAAAAACAACCAAAAATGGAAGAAATTTTA
Coding sequences:
- a CDS encoding quinone-dependent dihydroorotate dehydrogenase gives rise to the protein MFDYENFKKILFKLDPENAHNLVEFSLKSIDNIPSLFNPFIEKNFIDDKILNQKIFNKTFYNPVGLAAGFDKNATMIRGMLALGFGFTELGTITPLPQSGNPKPRLFRYPTYESIQNAMGFNNDGMYKIEKRVKKFYPFATPIGINIGKNKKTPQKDALNDYEKLIKGFKDLCDYMVVNISSPNTPGLRDLQNENFIKALFTMAKDITSKPILLKIAPDMSKEEAVNLTSLAVENGADGIIATNTTIDYSLIPNSKDFGGISGKVLKEKSFEIFKAVSKELFGKTTLISVGGIDNAQEAYRRIKAGASLVQIYTALIFKGPSLIKNINEGLIQLLKNDGFEHISEAVGADLK
- a CDS encoding ABC transporter ATP-binding protein: MKIVLKRLLPYLKDYKLELFFAILGMIAAAIGSSASAYLVKPVMDEIFINKDKEMLKFLPFLVVFMYLLKSLGRYVQTYYTQYIGHDIIRKLRDKMLNSLLNMDMEYFVKIRSGELISRITNDINRIRSVVANMVPSLLRESLTIIALTGVVIYQSPKLALYFLVIMPLSLYPLSLLAKRMKRISKKSQEKISDITSHLTEIFNNIEIIKSHVSEKKELERFKKHNKKFFNITMKSVKTSEAVSPLMEILGAIVVAIVIIVGGNEVIEDKMSVGAFFSFMTALFMLYAPLKNVSRIYNKLQDAIAAGERIFEIIDLKPTIKTSDKRFEEEIKNIKFDKVSLYYKDKKALDNVSFEAKKGEVIALVGDSGGGKSSIVNLLVRFYDPSSGRVLFNDKDIKDFDVKSLREKIALVTQRIYIFQDSIAANVAYGEEIDEKRVIDALKKANAYDFVKEMENGIYTELDEYGANLSGGQRQRIALARAIYKNPQILILDEATSALDTKSEQKIQEALKDITKDKITFIVAHRLSTIKNADKIIVMKEGKKVCEGKHQELLEKCDEYQKLHNIYKNKD